A stretch of Caenibius tardaugens NBRC 16725 DNA encodes these proteins:
- a CDS encoding murein L,D-transpeptidase catalytic domain-containing protein — protein MRQTIKDTASRRTFLKTAALVAAGTALPAKVFAQASPVSTRDRAILTVAKREVDRAGNALWRKDIAGIADYGVPSSVPRFHFANLENGTVRSFLVTHGKGSDPAHTGYLESFSNVPGSLATSRGAYITWEWYVGRYGTSIRLGGLEPDNSNALNRAIVMHSAGYASPEHVAKWGKLGRSDGCFAMSPTDFNEALWHLSGGRLLYADRLGLV, from the coding sequence ATGAGGCAGACGATCAAAGACACCGCCAGCAGGCGCACGTTCCTCAAGACTGCAGCGCTGGTCGCCGCCGGAACCGCCCTGCCCGCGAAAGTGTTCGCGCAAGCTTCTCCTGTCAGCACGCGCGACCGGGCGATCCTCACCGTGGCGAAGCGCGAGGTCGATCGCGCGGGCAATGCCCTGTGGCGCAAGGATATCGCCGGCATTGCCGACTATGGCGTGCCATCCAGCGTACCCCGCTTCCATTTCGCCAATCTCGAGAACGGCACGGTCCGCAGCTTCCTCGTCACGCATGGCAAGGGCTCCGACCCCGCGCATACGGGTTATCTCGAATCGTTTTCCAACGTGCCGGGATCGCTGGCAACCAGCCGCGGGGCCTATATAACCTGGGAATGGTACGTGGGCCGTTACGGCACTTCGATCCGCCTTGGCGGCCTCGAACCCGATAATTCCAACGCACTCAATCGCGCAATCGTGATGCATTCGGCCGGCTACGCCAGTCCCGAACATGTGGCCAAATGGGGCAAGCTGGGCCGCTCTGACGGCTGTTTCGCGATGAGCCCGACCGATTTCAACGAAGCCTTGTGGCACCTGTCAGGCGGGCGTCTGCTCTACGCCGACAGATTGGGACTGGTCTGA
- a CDS encoding EamA family transporter — protein MSTRHGLPLLHLLIAIAVMAVWGTNFVVIKLALNHLPPLTFALLRFTLVFFPLAFFLPKPNVSWGNLASYGLLIGAGQFGILFTAMRNDITPGLASLVVQVQVFFTIGLAIWLNGERVSRYQIVALLLAAAGVGNILMHTDGSATPLGIAMVLLAALCWAGGNIAARHGAPDNMLSYVVWSALFAIPPLAVFALVLEGPRAMATGIAAADGWTWAAVAWQAVGNTMFGYVAWGWLLNRHPAATVAPLALLVPIFGLGSAALIVNEPLQFWKIASFAMVMAGLALGMLWPDLRQWLRLAGKTGGAR, from the coding sequence TTGTCCACCCGTCACGGGCTGCCCCTGCTGCATCTGCTGATCGCGATCGCAGTCATGGCGGTATGGGGCACCAATTTTGTCGTCATCAAGCTGGCCCTGAACCATCTGCCACCGCTGACCTTTGCGCTGCTGCGCTTCACGCTGGTGTTTTTCCCGCTGGCGTTTTTCCTGCCCAAGCCCAATGTTTCGTGGGGCAATCTGGCCTCCTATGGCCTGCTGATCGGTGCGGGGCAGTTCGGCATCCTGTTCACCGCCATGCGCAATGATATCACCCCGGGGCTGGCCTCGCTGGTGGTACAGGTGCAGGTGTTCTTCACCATTGGCCTTGCCATATGGCTGAACGGCGAACGGGTCTCCCGCTATCAGATCGTTGCCCTGTTGCTGGCGGCAGCGGGGGTGGGCAATATCCTGATGCACACCGATGGCAGCGCTACCCCGCTGGGGATCGCCATGGTGCTGCTGGCGGCGCTCTGCTGGGCCGGTGGCAATATCGCCGCACGGCACGGCGCGCCGGACAACATGTTGTCCTATGTCGTGTGGTCGGCGCTGTTCGCGATCCCGCCGCTGGCGGTTTTCGCGCTCGTGCTGGAAGGTCCGCGCGCCATGGCCACCGGCATCGCCGCTGCCGATGGCTGGACCTGGGCGGCGGTTGCCTGGCAGGCGGTGGGGAACACCATGTTCGGCTATGTGGCCTGGGGCTGGCTGCTCAACCGCCATCCCGCGGCCACGGTGGCGCCGCTGGCACTGCTCGTGCCGATCTTCGGCCTGGGATCGGCCGCACTGATTGTGAATGAACCGCTACAATTCTGGAAGATCGCATCCTTCGCAATGGTCATGGCCGGGCTGGCACTGGGGATGCTCTGGCCCGACCTGCGCCAATGGTTACGCCTTGCCGGAAAGACCGGCGGCGCCCGGTAA
- the ispG gene encoding flavodoxin-dependent (E)-4-hydroxy-3-methylbut-2-enyl-diphosphate synthase, with the protein MSSVRPWRDIMRRECRQIMVGSVPVGGDAPITVQTMTNTPTSDAAATIDQIRRCEEAGADLIRVSCPDEDSTAAFREIARAAQVPLIADIHFHYKRALEAADAGAACLRINPGNIGSSDRVAEVVRAAKANGCAIRIGVNAGSLEKHLLEKYGEPCPDALVESALDHIKLLQDHDFHEYKVAVKASDVFLAVAAYQGLADTVDCPLHLGITEAGGLIGGTVKSAIGIGNLLWAGIGDTIRVSLSAEPEEEVRVGFEILKGLGLRTRGVRVVSCPSCARQGFDVIRTVSALEERLQHIKTPLSLSVLGCVVNGPGEARETDIGVTGGGNGKHMVYLSGVTDHHVQSAEMLDHIVTLVEQKAAEIEAQMTDAGNVTEARPANGLA; encoded by the coding sequence ATGTCTTCCGTACGCCCCTGGCGCGATATCATGCGCCGCGAATGCCGCCAGATCATGGTGGGCAGTGTGCCTGTCGGCGGTGATGCGCCGATCACGGTGCAAACCATGACCAACACCCCCACATCGGATGCGGCGGCCACGATCGACCAGATCCGCCGCTGCGAAGAAGCGGGGGCGGACCTGATTCGCGTGTCCTGCCCGGATGAGGACAGCACGGCGGCGTTTCGCGAAATCGCACGCGCCGCGCAGGTGCCGCTGATCGCCGACATCCATTTCCATTACAAACGCGCGCTGGAAGCAGCGGATGCTGGGGCTGCCTGTCTGCGCATCAACCCCGGCAACATCGGCAGCAGCGATCGCGTGGCCGAAGTCGTGCGCGCGGCCAAGGCCAATGGCTGCGCCATCCGCATCGGCGTGAATGCGGGCAGTCTGGAAAAGCACCTGCTGGAAAAGTACGGCGAACCCTGCCCCGATGCACTGGTGGAAAGCGCGCTCGATCATATCAAGCTGCTGCAGGACCACGATTTTCACGAATACAAGGTCGCGGTGAAAGCGAGCGACGTGTTCCTTGCCGTGGCGGCCTATCAGGGGCTGGCCGATACGGTCGACTGCCCGCTGCATCTGGGCATTACCGAAGCTGGCGGCCTGATCGGCGGCACGGTGAAAAGCGCAATCGGTATCGGCAACCTGCTGTGGGCAGGCATTGGCGACACCATCCGCGTATCGCTTTCGGCGGAACCCGAAGAAGAAGTGCGTGTGGGCTTTGAAATCCTCAAGGGGCTGGGCCTGCGAACGCGCGGCGTGCGGGTGGTTTCGTGCCCTTCCTGCGCACGGCAGGGTTTCGACGTGATCCGCACCGTATCCGCACTGGAAGAACGGCTGCAACACATCAAGACGCCGCTTTCCCTCTCGGTTCTGGGCTGCGTCGTCAATGGTCCGGGTGAAGCGCGCGAAACGGATATCGGCGTCACCGGCGGCGGCAATGGCAAACACATGGTCTATCTGTCCGGGGTGACGGACCATCATGTGCAAAGCGCGGAAATGCTCGATCACATCGTCACGCTGGTGGAACAGAAGGCCGCCGAAATCGAAGCGCAGATGACCGATGCCGGAAACGTGACGGAGGCCCGCCCCGCGAACGGGCTGGCCTGA
- a CDS encoding GNAT family N-acetyltransferase: MILRAMHADDVPEMARFARHSFVEKFGHIYHPDDLNGFLDRVYSPAAIAGELADPKLRFHLATDEAGTLAGYCKIALASSFAEHARGSKAMELKQLYADPARTGQGIGARLMDWAMVQFHDRGADEVHISVWSENDGAQRFYERYGFTKLADVDFWVGKHRDHEFLYARML, encoded by the coding sequence ATGATCCTACGCGCCATGCACGCAGACGATGTGCCCGAAATGGCCCGTTTCGCGCGACACAGCTTTGTCGAAAAGTTCGGCCATATCTATCATCCCGATGATCTGAACGGCTTCCTCGACAGGGTCTATTCCCCTGCCGCGATTGCCGGGGAACTGGCCGATCCCAAATTGCGCTTTCATTTGGCGACCGATGAAGCGGGCACGCTGGCCGGCTATTGCAAGATCGCGCTGGCCAGCAGCTTTGCCGAACATGCCCGCGGCAGCAAGGCGATGGAACTGAAACAGCTCTACGCCGATCCGGCGCGCACCGGGCAGGGTATCGGCGCCCGGTTGATGGATTGGGCCATGGTGCAATTTCATGACCGTGGCGCAGATGAAGTGCATATTTCGGTGTGGAGCGAAAACGACGGGGCGCAGCGTTTTTACGAACGTTATGGCTTTACCAAGCTTGCCGATGTCGATTTCTGGGTCGGCAAGCACCGCGACCACGAATTCCTTTACGCGCGAATGCTGTAA
- the bla gene encoding class A beta-lactamase: MIDITRRNALMGTAALVLSGCVGRTAHAADLHERLGAIERAAGGTLGAYVLDTASGEGTGWRQDERFAQCSSFKLSLAALALHLQEAGEITLNERIAFTKADLLQHSPVTSQNLDTGMTIGELAQATMVTSDNAAANLLLHRFGGPERLTAFWRALGDDTSRLDRYEPELNDVPPGEIRDTTTPVAAAHTLARLLTDNALREPSRDTLIRWMIAVETGGKRLRAGLPAGWRAGDKTGTGIGQTNATYVDIGWFELPSGQMVVVTSYFRPGKITGTIDPGAEFALAEVGRVAADWAMEQRS, encoded by the coding sequence ATGATTGATATCACCCGGCGTAACGCCTTGATGGGGACAGCCGCGCTCGTCCTGTCCGGTTGTGTCGGCAGAACCGCGCATGCCGCCGACCTGCATGAACGGCTCGGCGCGATCGAGCGGGCGGCAGGGGGCACTCTGGGCGCCTATGTCCTCGATACCGCCAGTGGCGAAGGCACGGGATGGCGGCAGGATGAACGGTTCGCCCAATGCTCCTCCTTCAAGCTGTCGCTCGCAGCACTAGCGCTGCATCTGCAAGAAGCCGGGGAGATAACGCTCAACGAACGTATCGCGTTCACGAAGGCCGATCTGCTGCAACATTCACCAGTCACCAGCCAGAATCTCGATACGGGCATGACCATCGGTGAACTGGCGCAGGCAACGATGGTGACCAGCGATAATGCCGCAGCCAACTTGCTGCTGCACCGCTTTGGCGGCCCGGAAAGGCTTACCGCATTCTGGCGCGCGCTGGGTGACGACACCAGCCGGCTAGACCGCTACGAACCTGAACTCAACGATGTGCCGCCGGGGGAAATCCGCGATACCACCACCCCGGTCGCTGCGGCCCACACCCTTGCCCGCCTGCTGACCGACAACGCGCTGCGCGAACCGTCGCGCGACACGCTGATACGCTGGATGATCGCGGTGGAAACCGGTGGCAAGCGCCTGCGCGCCGGATTGCCCGCAGGCTGGCGCGCGGGGGACAAGACCGGCACCGGCATCGGTCAGACCAATGCAACCTACGTCGATATAGGCTGGTTCGAGCTGCCTTCCGGCCAAATGGTCGTGGTCACGAGCTATTTTCGTCCGGGCAAGATCACCGGCACGATCGATCCCGGTGCCGAATTCGCCCTGGCCGAAGTGGGCCGGGTAGCTGCGGACTGGGCAATGGAGCAACGCTCATGA
- a CDS encoding RDD family protein produces the protein MASTPYYAADSKRRRELITPEGLSLPLTVAGRGARVGALIIDFILINVVMIVFTLFLLYLAFGVLGLSEGGNAEGMFSSLEFLAVLWLVSMFLFRYGYFVYFELGPRGATLGKRFCGIRIAARDGGRLTAEAVIARNLLRDIELFLPILLIAGAQEGDGGLAGIAALAWFAVFMLFPFFNRDAMRAGDLIAGTWVVEAPRHKLATTMSAAEGARGPSRATGTVYNFGEAELSVYGEYELQTLERVLREGRQEAMVTVAETICGKIGWNAGTGDERAFLEAFYTQLRARLERDMRFGKRKADKYS, from the coding sequence ATGGCCAGCACCCCCTATTACGCCGCAGACAGCAAGCGCCGCCGCGAACTGATCACGCCCGAAGGCCTCAGCCTGCCTCTGACTGTGGCCGGCCGCGGCGCACGCGTAGGCGCGTTGATCATCGATTTCATCCTGATCAACGTGGTGATGATCGTCTTCACCCTGTTCCTGCTCTATCTGGCGTTTGGCGTTCTCGGCCTGTCGGAAGGCGGCAACGCGGAAGGGATGTTCAGTTCGCTGGAATTCCTTGCGGTGCTGTGGCTCGTCTCGATGTTCCTGTTTCGCTACGGCTACTTCGTCTACTTCGAACTGGGCCCGCGCGGTGCCACGCTGGGCAAGCGTTTTTGTGGCATCCGCATTGCCGCCCGTGATGGAGGGCGTCTGACGGCAGAGGCCGTGATCGCGCGCAATCTGCTGCGCGACATCGAACTGTTCCTGCCCATCCTGCTGATTGCCGGTGCGCAGGAAGGCGATGGCGGGCTGGCAGGCATCGCGGCATTGGCATGGTTTGCTGTGTTCATGCTGTTCCCCTTCTTCAACAGGGACGCCATGCGCGCGGGCGATCTCATCGCGGGCACCTGGGTGGTGGAAGCCCCCCGGCACAAGCTGGCCACCACGATGTCCGCCGCGGAAGGTGCGCGCGGGCCTTCACGCGCCACGGGCACCGTCTACAACTTCGGTGAAGCGGAACTTTCGGTTTACGGCGAATACGAATTGCAGACACTGGAACGTGTCCTGCGCGAAGGGCGGCAGGAAGCCATGGTGACCGTGGCGGAAACCATTTGCGGCAAAATCGGGTGGAATGCGGGAACCGGCGATGAACGCGCTTTCCTCGAAGCGTTCTATACCCAGTTGCGAGCACGGCTGGAGCGTGACATGCGCTTCGGCAAACGCAAGGCCGACAAGTACTCCTGA
- a CDS encoding stage II sporulation protein M: protein MKPPILSSLFGRREIEAPPDIAAAALRSDRFRLEREGEWKRLDEIVSRMESGRIRKLSDEDVLALPALYRTAASSLAVARETTLDAATLAYLESLVQRAWFQVYGPRTTFTGWLRRFLGGGWSESVRSIAPDLLIALAVMIAGTVVGWLLVANDVQWFHALVPPEFADARRPGASAEILRSSLFGHDSGANGLSAFAAYLFSNNARVAILAFALGFAFGIPSILLLIHNMALLGAMLWLYHNAGLTLDFVAWLSVHGTTELFAILLAGGAGIHIGRTMAFPGNRSVLSAAAESGRRAAQVMSGVVLMLVIAAFLEGFARQLIDDTPGRLTVGGFMLVAWLAYFMAAGRRRAGGD, encoded by the coding sequence ATGAAGCCGCCGATCCTGTCATCTCTGTTCGGCCGCCGCGAAATCGAGGCCCCGCCCGATATCGCAGCAGCGGCCCTGCGTTCCGATCGCTTCCGCCTGGAACGGGAAGGCGAATGGAAACGGCTGGACGAAATCGTCTCGCGCATGGAATCGGGCCGTATCCGCAAACTTTCGGACGAGGATGTGCTCGCCCTCCCCGCGCTATATCGCACGGCCGCCTCCAGCCTTGCAGTGGCGCGCGAAACCACGCTCGATGCCGCAACGCTGGCCTATCTGGAATCGCTCGTGCAACGCGCATGGTTTCAGGTCTATGGCCCACGCACCACCTTCACCGGCTGGTTACGCCGCTTTCTGGGTGGCGGGTGGAGCGAAAGCGTCCGTTCCATCGCGCCCGACCTGCTGATCGCGCTGGCTGTCATGATCGCTGGCACTGTCGTCGGCTGGCTGCTGGTCGCGAATGACGTGCAATGGTTTCACGCGCTGGTTCCCCCGGAATTTGCCGATGCCCGCCGACCGGGGGCTTCGGCAGAAATCTTGCGGTCCAGCCTGTTCGGCCATGATTCAGGGGCGAACGGCCTGTCGGCCTTTGCCGCCTATCTGTTCAGCAACAACGCACGGGTAGCGATTCTGGCTTTCGCACTGGGGTTTGCTTTCGGCATTCCCTCGATCCTGCTGCTGATCCATAACATGGCGCTGCTGGGGGCGATGCTGTGGCTCTATCACAATGCGGGGCTTACGCTTGATTTCGTGGCGTGGCTTTCGGTCCACGGGACAACCGAATTGTTTGCGATCCTGCTGGCTGGCGGCGCCGGGATACACATCGGACGCACGATGGCCTTCCCCGGCAATCGTTCGGTTCTGTCCGCCGCCGCAGAAAGCGGGCGCCGCGCCGCGCAAGTGATGAGCGGCGTGGTCCTGATGCTGGTGATCGCCGCCTTCCTCGAAGGGTTTGCGCGCCAGTTGATCGACGACACCCCGGGCAGGCTCACCGTTGGCGGATTCATGCTGGTCGCCTGGCTGGCCTATTTCATGGCAGCGGGCCGACGCCGCGCCGGGGGTGACTGA